One Alicyclobacillus acidoterrestris DNA window includes the following coding sequences:
- a CDS encoding glycosyltransferase: MQPCVLFVLDQLNIGGTETHVLSIARELKRRGVKVLVAGKRGALLSQLQASGIAHFDLPFALTDAIDPALRAQLTEQLTRVVVEQGVNILHAHQTPSGSIAASVASRLGIPLLFTVHGTYYEVGPLKGTLEQCRTCISVSLPVQDYLANLGYASVLIQNGVDIDVFRPMDPTVKSAVRGEIGIDPSAFVVLSASRISWKKAAVIRLLLQVCLDVRVSRMPNLHLLVVGEGYQFGDLQRFANKLNARRKGEFIHLLGNRQDMNRCYAAADLVVGTGRVALEAMACGKPVVAIGEHGFFGLVEPANFDLAWSMYFGDHGSRFPAARSRLFREINAAVHRDLTALGAASRDWVTSNFSVAKTCDDLLQQYMVCVG; encoded by the coding sequence GTGCAACCATGCGTCCTATTCGTGTTGGATCAACTCAATATCGGTGGAACAGAAACGCATGTCCTATCGATTGCACGCGAGTTGAAGCGGCGCGGGGTGAAGGTGTTGGTGGCAGGCAAAAGAGGGGCGTTGCTTTCGCAACTGCAGGCGTCCGGCATCGCGCACTTTGACCTGCCATTTGCGCTGACGGACGCGATCGATCCCGCCCTGCGCGCCCAGCTGACGGAACAACTGACGCGCGTTGTCGTGGAGCAAGGCGTGAATATCCTGCATGCTCACCAGACGCCTTCCGGATCAATTGCCGCAAGCGTCGCTTCGCGCCTCGGTATTCCGCTTTTGTTCACCGTCCATGGCACGTATTACGAGGTAGGGCCGCTCAAGGGGACTTTAGAACAGTGCCGCACCTGTATCAGTGTCAGTTTGCCTGTTCAGGATTATCTCGCCAATTTAGGGTACGCATCGGTCTTGATTCAAAACGGCGTGGATATCGACGTGTTTCGGCCGATGGATCCGACTGTAAAAAGTGCTGTTCGAGGGGAAATCGGGATCGATCCGTCGGCGTTCGTCGTGCTAAGCGCCAGCCGCATCTCTTGGAAAAAGGCGGCCGTCATCCGCTTGCTTTTGCAAGTGTGCCTCGATGTCCGTGTGAGTCGAATGCCAAACCTGCATCTGTTGGTGGTTGGGGAGGGGTATCAATTTGGCGATTTGCAACGATTCGCGAACAAATTGAATGCCCGTCGCAAGGGTGAATTCATCCACTTGTTAGGCAATCGGCAGGACATGAATCGCTGTTATGCCGCGGCGGATTTGGTCGTGGGGACCGGACGTGTCGCACTCGAGGCGATGGCTTGCGGAAAACCCGTGGTGGCCATTGGCGAACACGGGTTTTTTGGTCTCGTGGAACCGGCCAATTTTGATTTGGCGTGGTCGATGTATTTTGGTGATCACGGATCACGGTTTCCCGCAGCTCGCTCTCGCCTGTTTCGCGAGATAAACGCGGCAGTGCACCGGGATTTGACTGCTTTGGGGGCGGCGTCGAGAGACTGGGTGACGTCGAACTTTTCTGTGGCAAAGACGTGTGACGATTTGTTGCAGCAATACATGGTGTGTGTAGGTTAA
- a CDS encoding YVTN family beta-propeller repeat protein yields MDITRLFVTNQVDNSLSVIDLREGHVDTVGPVGDNPAAIALYRRGQQLYIVNEGADSVTAYDIRQHAFCASIDVGKTPVAMAVDERRGFLYVANEGANTVSVIRLADYAIEQTIPVGKQPTALALTTDGRWLVVVSKGDNTVSFVPVGSGGVPWTLSTGEYPTSIAFSPRKRKVYVTNAKDDTVTG; encoded by the coding sequence ATGGACATCACTCGATTGTTTGTGACCAATCAGGTTGACAATTCGTTAAGCGTGATCGACTTGCGTGAAGGGCACGTGGACACGGTGGGGCCGGTCGGGGATAACCCGGCTGCCATCGCCCTCTATCGACGCGGGCAACAACTTTATATCGTCAATGAAGGCGCCGATTCTGTCACAGCGTACGACATTCGTCAACATGCGTTTTGCGCGTCGATTGATGTGGGGAAGACGCCGGTGGCGATGGCGGTCGATGAGCGGCGCGGGTTTTTATATGTCGCCAACGAGGGCGCAAATACCGTGTCGGTCATTCGCCTCGCGGATTACGCGATAGAACAGACGATTCCTGTTGGGAAGCAGCCGACGGCACTGGCGCTGACAACCGATGGGCGTTGGCTTGTAGTGGTTAGCAAGGGCGACAACACGGTCTCGTTTGTACCCGTTGGTTCTGGCGGCGTTCCATGGACCTTGTCGACAGGCGAGTATCCCACATCGATTGCCTTCTCGCCGAGAAAGCGGAAAGTGTATGTCACCAACGCCAAGGACGACACCGTCACGGGATAG
- a CDS encoding YncE family protein translates to MLTQSVVKTIPVGGVPYSAAAAPDERRVYVTKPGANQVAVIDTALDEMVAEFPVAGLPMGIAVSLDGRSIYVTCFGARRVAVLDSVSGAVASTFEVGRIPMGVAEAPNGYSLQQDRRAFRALSTEERLRLAREAYEARKRERELAIQLRRQRASGERRRRRGR, encoded by the coding sequence ATGCTGACGCAGTCCGTCGTGAAAACCATTCCAGTCGGCGGGGTGCCCTATAGTGCAGCTGCGGCCCCAGATGAGCGCCGCGTCTATGTCACGAAGCCCGGCGCCAATCAGGTGGCGGTCATCGACACGGCCTTGGATGAGATGGTGGCGGAGTTTCCTGTGGCAGGCCTGCCAATGGGGATTGCCGTGTCTCTCGATGGGCGCAGTATATACGTCACTTGCTTTGGCGCGCGGCGCGTGGCCGTGCTGGATAGCGTCAGTGGCGCCGTCGCGAGTACATTTGAGGTCGGCAGAATTCCAATGGGGGTTGCCGAGGCGCCGAATGGTTATTCACTTCAGCAGGATAGGCGGGCATTTCGCGCTTTGTCGACGGAGGAACGACTGCGCTTGGCGCGAGAGGCGTATGAGGCGCGCAAGCGAGAACGGGAACTCGCTATCCAGCTACGGCGGCAACGCGCAAGTGGAGAGAGGAGAAGGCGGCGTGGCAGATGA
- a CDS encoding sulfotransferase domain-containing protein has translation MADDQTIRRAAAKEIAVKEGDASMQSRATPLIPNTLFLNSIPKSGTNLLIQIISGMPGWAHDPGDTFFDPLDYEASFYRLGRVKDEHFAVGHIYYSPEWLRMLQRLQMKHLLIIRDLRDVLVSLCHFVVEKPEYHQMNALRDYLLTHTSTQEERLLMLIEGIYDGDFHYPNFHDWVSPFYGWLKQPSTYVVRYEDFVRDEASRRKMLVSLVRYLCDGDVDAKTQAVCVRRMEDSIDPRTCGTFRKGAIGDFATHFTPEISKAFARVVGPLQQAFGYTL, from the coding sequence GTGGCAGATGACCAGACGATTCGTCGCGCGGCGGCGAAAGAGATTGCTGTGAAGGAAGGGGATGCGTCGATGCAGAGCAGGGCGACGCCATTGATTCCGAACACGTTGTTTCTCAATTCGATTCCAAAGAGTGGGACGAACCTGTTAATCCAAATCATCTCTGGTATGCCCGGGTGGGCACATGACCCGGGAGATACCTTTTTCGATCCATTGGACTACGAAGCCTCGTTTTATCGACTGGGTCGAGTGAAGGATGAGCATTTTGCGGTGGGTCATATTTACTACTCGCCAGAGTGGCTGAGGATGTTGCAACGTCTTCAGATGAAACACCTGTTGATTATTCGCGACTTACGGGATGTGCTCGTTTCGCTTTGCCATTTTGTCGTTGAAAAGCCTGAGTATCATCAAATGAATGCACTGCGGGATTATTTGCTCACCCATACATCGACGCAGGAGGAGCGGCTGCTCATGTTGATTGAGGGCATCTATGATGGGGATTTTCATTATCCCAACTTCCACGATTGGGTGAGTCCTTTTTATGGCTGGTTAAAACAGCCGTCCACCTATGTCGTTCGGTATGAGGACTTCGTTCGCGACGAGGCGTCGCGAAGAAAGATGCTGGTGAGTCTCGTGCGCTATCTTTGTGATGGAGACGTGGACGCGAAGACGCAAGCGGTTTGTGTGCGCCGGATGGAAGACAGTATTGACCCTCGTACATGCGGCACCTTTCGCAAGGGGGCAATTGGCGATTTTGCGACCCACTTTACGCCGGAGATCTCGAAGGCGTTTGCGAGGGTCGTAGGTCCACTTCAGCAAGCATTTGGCTATACATTATAA
- a CDS encoding dTDP-4-dehydrorhamnose reductase family protein translates to MKLLIFGGAGMAGHVLNQYFRDKVKADVWVTERSGPAGEHKIILDVRDHTRVEQALKQVQPDVVVNAVGLLNHVAEENVKDAIYVNSLFPHLLAEHGTKQGFKLVHISTDCVFSGRKGDYTERDVADGDTVYARTKALGEVTEAPHVTIRTSIIGPEKKDGIGLFHWFTRQTGEVKGYTNVFWNGVTTLELAKATKWVLDHDLTGLIHLAAPQKVSKYALLSLIQKIFERQDIHLTPTESHPSDKSLVNTRSDVTYNVPDYQTMLDEMKAWMTAHRAAYGHDFS, encoded by the coding sequence ATGAAACTGCTGATTTTCGGCGGCGCCGGGATGGCTGGGCACGTGCTTAACCAGTACTTTCGGGACAAAGTCAAAGCAGACGTGTGGGTCACTGAGCGCAGTGGCCCAGCGGGCGAGCACAAAATCATTCTCGACGTGCGCGACCACACACGCGTTGAACAGGCACTAAAGCAAGTTCAACCCGACGTGGTGGTAAACGCGGTGGGCCTGTTAAACCATGTGGCAGAAGAAAACGTCAAAGATGCCATCTACGTCAACAGCCTCTTCCCGCACCTCTTAGCCGAACACGGGACAAAACAGGGCTTTAAGCTCGTCCACATTAGCACAGACTGCGTATTCTCAGGTCGCAAAGGAGACTACACCGAACGAGACGTCGCCGACGGCGACACCGTGTACGCGCGAACCAAGGCGTTAGGAGAGGTCACAGAAGCACCGCATGTCACCATTCGAACCTCGATTATTGGCCCAGAGAAAAAAGACGGCATTGGGTTGTTCCACTGGTTTACTCGACAAACAGGCGAAGTCAAAGGATATACAAATGTCTTCTGGAACGGCGTCACGACACTCGAACTCGCCAAAGCGACAAAGTGGGTACTAGACCACGACTTAACCGGACTTATCCACTTAGCCGCCCCACAAAAAGTTTCGAAGTATGCGCTGTTGTCCCTGATCCAGAAGATTTTCGAGCGCCAGGACATCCACCTAACGCCGACCGAATCCCATCCATCGGATAAAAGTCTAGTCAACACGAGGTCGGATGTTACGTACAACGTGCCAGACTACCAAACCATGCTCGACGAAATGAAGGCGTGGATGACAGCACATCGCGCCGCGTATGGACACGATTTCTCATAA
- a CDS encoding polysaccharide biosynthesis protein: protein MFKDTTILITGGTGSWGQTLTRALLPLEPREIRIFSRGEFAQVQMQRAFAANDKLRFIIGDIRDLDAVRNACQGVDYVFHLAALKHVPICERQPEETLKTNVTGTQNIISASIEARVQKVIDVSTDKAVEPANFYGMTKALGEKLMIQADEMSEHTRFVCVRGGNVLGSNGSVVPLFIEQIREKHVVTLTSQAMTRFFLTLEDAIGLLLHAATIAQGGEIFVMKMGACKIADLAAVLAQHYADESVDIVEIGIRPGEKLHEVLVSRHEACHTYKFDDQYYVILPQQPKAALLKTYRAYPRFEREIYESSQNLLSQNEIRQMLKRGGFLQ, encoded by the coding sequence ATGTTTAAGGACACGACGATTTTAATTACCGGAGGCACTGGTTCCTGGGGTCAGACATTGACGCGAGCGCTCTTGCCACTAGAACCGCGAGAGATTCGGATCTTCTCTCGTGGTGAATTCGCGCAAGTCCAGATGCAGCGGGCCTTTGCAGCGAACGACAAGTTGCGCTTTATCATCGGTGACATTCGCGATCTCGACGCCGTACGCAACGCCTGCCAAGGGGTGGACTACGTATTTCACCTAGCTGCCCTCAAACACGTGCCGATTTGCGAGCGCCAGCCGGAGGAGACGCTGAAAACCAATGTCACCGGCACCCAAAATATTATCTCTGCCAGTATTGAGGCGCGCGTGCAAAAGGTGATTGACGTCTCGACCGACAAGGCAGTAGAACCAGCCAATTTCTATGGTATGACAAAAGCACTCGGCGAAAAGTTGATGATTCAAGCGGATGAGATGAGTGAACACACGCGTTTCGTCTGTGTCCGCGGCGGTAACGTGCTCGGCAGTAACGGCAGTGTGGTGCCTTTGTTTATTGAGCAAATCCGGGAGAAGCACGTCGTGACACTGACGTCACAAGCGATGACCCGCTTTTTCCTCACGCTTGAAGACGCCATTGGGTTACTGCTTCACGCGGCCACCATCGCGCAAGGCGGCGAGATTTTCGTCATGAAGATGGGGGCGTGTAAAATTGCCGATCTCGCCGCAGTCCTCGCCCAACACTACGCCGACGAGTCCGTCGATATCGTCGAAATTGGCATCCGCCCTGGCGAGAAGCTGCACGAAGTACTGGTTTCACGACACGAGGCATGTCACACATACAAATTTGATGACCAATATTACGTCATCCTGCCGCAGCAACCAAAAGCTGCCCTGCTGAAAACGTATCGCGCATATCCGCGTTTCGAGCGCGAAATCTACGAGTCCAGCCAAAATCTGCTGTCGCAAAACGAAATTCGGCAAATGCTCAAGCGAGGTGGGTTCTTACAATGA
- the wecB gene encoding non-hydrolyzing UDP-N-acetylglucosamine 2-epimerase yields MTIFGTRPEIIRLSQVIAKLDKWAGRHVTVYTGQNFDRTLSDVFFEQLNIRQPNYRIHLESHAFGAQVGQMFTEVEEIIRKEKPDKLLVLGDTNSALCAILGERNGIPVYHMEAGNRCFDTDVPEELNRRIIDAVSSFNLPYTPGSRDNLLHEGIHPTRIWVSGNPIYEVLQSYRTNIAASPALEQFGLAEQKYFVATVHRAENVDVNERLNSIFQGLTHIAEEWDYPVLVSVHPRTRARLEQFGICHDHPRLVLHEPLGLFDFVRLQQGARCVITDSGTVQEESCILGVPSVTVRKSTERPETIVCGSNLLAGVESERIRDGVRLMAQSARTWTCPEGYCQPDVSTKITQFLIGGLCDV; encoded by the coding sequence ATGACCATCTTTGGAACGCGACCGGAGATTATCCGCCTCAGCCAAGTCATCGCCAAACTGGACAAGTGGGCCGGTCGCCATGTGACCGTATATACAGGGCAAAACTTCGATAGGACACTCAGCGACGTCTTTTTTGAACAACTCAACATCCGTCAGCCCAACTACCGCATCCACCTTGAATCACATGCGTTTGGTGCGCAGGTGGGGCAAATGTTCACTGAAGTAGAGGAAATCATCCGCAAGGAAAAGCCAGACAAGTTACTTGTGCTCGGAGACACGAACAGCGCCTTGTGCGCGATACTCGGCGAGCGAAACGGCATCCCTGTCTACCACATGGAAGCCGGGAACCGATGTTTCGACACCGACGTGCCTGAGGAATTGAATCGCCGCATCATCGACGCAGTCTCCTCCTTCAACCTGCCCTATACACCAGGGAGTCGGGACAATTTACTGCACGAAGGGATTCATCCAACGCGAATCTGGGTGTCGGGCAACCCAATCTACGAAGTGCTTCAAAGCTACCGAACAAACATTGCAGCAAGCCCAGCACTTGAACAGTTCGGGCTCGCTGAGCAGAAATATTTCGTCGCCACCGTACACCGCGCTGAAAACGTCGATGTAAACGAGCGACTGAACAGTATTTTTCAAGGATTGACGCACATCGCAGAGGAGTGGGATTATCCAGTACTCGTCAGTGTCCATCCTCGCACGCGAGCCCGTCTCGAACAATTTGGCATCTGTCACGACCACCCTCGCCTTGTGCTACACGAACCTTTAGGGTTGTTCGACTTCGTCCGGCTGCAACAAGGTGCGCGTTGTGTCATCACCGACAGCGGCACAGTCCAGGAAGAAAGCTGTATTCTCGGGGTCCCCTCTGTCACCGTGCGCAAAAGCACCGAACGACCAGAGACGATTGTCTGCGGCAGCAACCTCTTAGCCGGTGTGGAGAGTGAGCGCATCCGCGACGGCGTGCGCTTGATGGCACAATCCGCGCGCACCTGGACGTGTCCGGAAGGCTATTGCCAACCCGATGTCTCAACGAAGATCACACAGTTTCTGATTGGGGGGCTCTGCGATGTTTAA